The Toxorhynchites rutilus septentrionalis strain SRP chromosome 1, ASM2978413v1, whole genome shotgun sequence genome contains the following window.
aatgatttttcatttgaaaagtgctcattctgcctgaaaactcatcattatcttcgacacttcactaactcgtaaaacgtagttcaatggcgtgccgtttgtttcgtttccaccgtgaagtgtattcgagaatcaggccccatATATCACTGCCTCTTATCGAACGACAAAACTTATTGTACAACATTATAGCTATAACtgtgaaaattgtgaaaaattttattttttttcaagacgGTCGAATATCCCCACCAACCAAGGCCAACGCGCAAGTGAAACCATTTTGAAAGAAAGTAAAATCTGCTTGAGCTCTACGCTCCAGTAAACAAATTCAATGTTTTCGTATCTTTTCATCTTGCCACCACACCGGcgctaattttatttatttcaaatgCCCTTTCAACACCTTTCAATGCAACGGATTTACTTCTGCTGCTACCGGGGCCAGAGACCCGCCAAAACCATCGGTACGCGACGTTCGCGAAGTTCGAACATTATTTGTGCATTGTTTGGTTCCACTATTCTTGCTTTCCTGCTGCTGTTTATAATTGCAGTTCGATAAAACCGATTATTTGTGCATTTGCTTTCTTCTCTCGTTTTGGAATGATTTCGGAGAAGAACGGAGGAAACCAAAGATTGGGCTACTAGGTATTCGTCGGCTGGAAGACGTGGACCGTGTGTTGGGATTtacttgaaaaataattttctgcgTACCATTGCTTCATATTCGCATGAGTTGGACCAAACCTTCATTCTGGCATACCGAACTGAGGTTGTTTGCAAGCGCAGCCCCCGCTAAATACGTTCACGTGCGCAACGAATCAGGCACTCCTCGTCCATCTAACGGCAACCATACCCCTCCAAGGCCAAGTTCAGTTCAGCGCCAGCCGGTCTCGTGGCGCCAGGCGTAGACCAGTGGCAGTAGTTCGGATAGAGCTCGATCAGCTGAATGAATCGACCATGTATCCAATCAGGCATCACAGCGGCCGTAACCACTTGGCCGGGGGAGGGAGAGAAATACCGTGGAATCGACGCATACTTAGCGAAATTGGTCTTTTCACTTCCCTCCGAGCCGTTGCGCCCGGTCACGGTCCCGGGAACTGCAAagtctagttttttttcggGAGAACAGCTATATATCGCAAGCTGCTGTATAAAAGTTGAAAATCTATCGGCGAGCGCTGACAGTACAACTTTGTGGGCTGTGGAATACCGATCGATTATTTATTTCGCTTATCGACGCAGTGCAATTTGTGAAATGGCTTTACTAGCGTACGGTGTGGTGATGTGTGCTATCCTGGTGACCGTTTCCGGTTCGTTCAGTGAACATTCGAAAAAAGCGTGTGAGAACAGGTACAGTGTGACATGTTTGAAGCTGGACATTGTTTCGTTTCTGGAACGGATATCAGATCAGAACGAATACAACATAGTGTCGGGTGTGAGTGTGGTGAAGGACGCGGATAAAAATATAACCAAAACTTCGGAGATTATCGCGGAAGTGTCCAGAATATTCCCCACGGACCCCAACAAAAGACTGGATGAATTCTTGATAATGAGATTGAACGATTACCTCAGAAGCCACTCGTTGAGACTCAAGTTGATGGATAAAGAAACCGTTGCGAACGCACGTGCCCTTTTCGAAAGTCGCAAGAAACACAACAAGAAAGGACATTTCCACTCGATGATGGCCGCTGCCATGATGATGAAAGGTATGTAATTAGTTTTTGACGAAAGATTTGTGATGAAGAAAAAATCATGCGTGTTTATCCTCAGGAACACTAACCACGATTGCCATCGGATCGATAGCACTAATCGCCGGGAAAGCACTCATGGTGGGCCTGCTGGCGATGACAATCGCATCGGTAGTCGGAATCAAATCGATGCACGATGCAGGAAAGAAATCAGCAACGTACGAAATTGTGGCGAAACCCGTCCATGCATACCCCGAGCAGGAAGATCTCAGCCGTATACCCACCGGATACAGCGCGGGCTGGGGACGATCACAAACACCGGAGACATACAGTCACACCGAAAACTCGCACTGAAACCCACCGGCAGATGGCTCCCCGAGAAAGCTTTCGTCTGGTTTCTCTTCTGCTTATCTTAGCTCGACTTAAACGGCACTTTAtaactctcttctctctcttccgTTTCACCGCAAAAGTTTTGTGATGAAATCGCCTGAAATCTAGTCTTCCTTCATAGTCCTGTAACCAATGTGAAAGCCTTTCAAAAGAAGATTCAATGTTCAAATTGGAGATTCTTAAATTTCGTTCACATTTTCCTCTCTTGAAGTGTACTGATGTAgaatagaattatttattgtgatagGACTGTAGCAAACTCAATAGAAGTCGGAATGCAATGTTTTAGTTGTAAGaatgaataaacaaattttaaaatgtaTAAACTCTGCGTAAGAAAGAGATCCAATATAATTTAGTCATGCTTTGGCAACAGTTTCATTTCATCCGAAAGCATCAGCTCAGTGCTGTTGGAAACAAgaatttctttcattctttggCGAATGTGCCagcttcaataaaaaataattatgatCCAGCCACTGACTCTTGCAAGGGTCGATGTCGGTTTCCCAGGAGTCGACATGAACGAAAACTGTTTTCGGGGTCGACGAGACATAGAAATCGACCCCTATTAGTAAACACTTATtctgaaactttcaagatactgtataagtaGTGTTACGTGAACCTACTTGCAAAAAAGGATGGCTAATATtatagtagaaagtattattgtagtaatttgtattaataactaTCAATTACAATTGAAATTTACTGAATTTTGTGtctatttattt
Protein-coding sequences here:
- the LOC129763584 gene encoding uncharacterized protein LOC129763584; the protein is MALLAYGVVMCAILVTVSGSFSEHSKKACENRYSVTCLKLDIVSFLERISDQNEYNIVSGVSVVKDADKNITKTSEIIAEVSRIFPTDPNKRLDEFLIMRLNDYLRSHSLRLKLMDKETVANARALFESRKKHNKKGHFHSMMAAAMMMKGTLTTIAIGSIALIAGKALMVGLLAMTIASVVGIKSMHDAGKKSATYEIVAKPVHAYPEQEDLSRIPTGYSAGWGRSQTPETYSHTENSH